Proteins encoded together in one Pseudomonas oryzicola window:
- the eat gene encoding ethanolamine permease has translation MPSDHSAGSPAGSSVDFEKVGSDYFQQRELKKGAAGWVLLVGLGVAYVISGDYAGWNFGLAQGGWGGMFLATLLMATMYLCMCFSLAELSSMIPTAGGGYGFARSAFGPWGGFLTGTAILIEYAIAPAAIAVFIGAYCQSLFGIGGWMIYLAFYIVFIGIHIFGVGEALKLMFIITAIAAIALAVFLVGMVPHFDAANLFDIAQTDAVGASSFLPFGYVGVWAAIPYAIWFFLAVEGVPLAAEETKNPKRDLPRGLIGAMLVLLAFALLILVVGPGGAGSEALKASGNPLVEALSKAYGGSTWMGGFVNLVGLAGLIASFFSIIYAYSRQIFALSRAGYLPRKLSETNKSKAPVMALVIPGIIGFALSLTGQGDLLILVAVFGATLSYVLMMAAHITLRIRRPKMERPYRTPGGIVTSGVALVLACIAVVAGFLVDPRVVIGAAVIYAVLIAYFALYSRHHLVAGTPEEEFAAIQKAEEALH, from the coding sequence ATGCCAAGCGATCATTCCGCCGGCTCTCCGGCAGGTTCTTCCGTCGACTTCGAAAAGGTCGGCTCGGACTATTTCCAGCAACGTGAACTGAAAAAAGGCGCCGCTGGCTGGGTACTGCTGGTCGGCCTGGGCGTGGCCTATGTCATCTCCGGCGACTACGCCGGCTGGAACTTCGGCCTGGCCCAGGGCGGCTGGGGCGGCATGTTCCTCGCAACCCTGTTGATGGCCACCATGTACCTGTGCATGTGCTTTTCACTGGCCGAGCTGTCGTCGATGATCCCCACGGCAGGCGGCGGCTATGGTTTTGCCCGCAGTGCCTTCGGCCCGTGGGGCGGCTTCCTGACCGGCACGGCGATCCTCATTGAGTACGCCATCGCCCCCGCCGCCATTGCAGTGTTCATCGGCGCTTACTGCCAGTCGCTGTTCGGTATCGGTGGCTGGATGATCTACCTGGCGTTCTACATCGTGTTCATCGGCATTCATATCTTTGGCGTGGGTGAGGCACTGAAGCTGATGTTCATCATCACCGCCATCGCCGCCATTGCCCTGGCCGTATTCCTGGTGGGCATGGTGCCCCATTTTGATGCAGCCAACCTGTTCGACATCGCCCAAACGGACGCCGTGGGGGCCAGTAGCTTCCTGCCGTTCGGCTACGTCGGCGTGTGGGCGGCCATCCCCTATGCCATCTGGTTCTTCCTTGCCGTCGAAGGCGTGCCGCTGGCTGCCGAAGAAACCAAGAACCCCAAGCGCGACCTGCCACGCGGGCTGATCGGCGCCATGCTGGTACTGCTGGCCTTTGCCTTGCTGATCCTGGTGGTCGGTCCGGGCGGCGCAGGCTCCGAGGCGCTGAAGGCTTCCGGTAACCCGCTGGTCGAAGCCTTGTCCAAGGCCTATGGCGGCTCCACCTGGATGGGCGGCTTCGTCAACCTGGTCGGTCTGGCCGGGCTGATCGCCAGCTTCTTCTCGATCATCTATGCCTATTCCCGGCAGATCTTCGCCCTGTCGCGCGCCGGTTACCTGCCGCGCAAACTGTCGGAAACCAACAAGAGCAAAGCCCCGGTCATGGCCCTGGTCATTCCTGGCATCATCGGCTTTGCCCTGTCGCTGACCGGCCAGGGCGACCTGCTGATCCTGGTGGCGGTGTTCGGTGCCACACTGTCCTATGTGCTGATGATGGCCGCGCACATTACCCTGCGTATCCGCCGGCCGAAGATGGAGCGCCCGTACCGCACCCCCGGTGGCATCGTCACCTCGGGCGTAGCCCTGGTGCTGGCCTGCATCGCCGTGGTCGCCGGTTTCCTCGTCGACCCACGGGTGGTGATTGGCGCCGCAGTGATCTATGCGGTATTAATTGCCTACTTTGCTTTGTACAGCCGCCACCACCTGGTAGCGGGCACACCGGAAGAGGAATTCGCCGCGATCCAGAAGGCCGAAGAGGCCCTGCACTGA
- a CDS encoding ethanolamine ammonia-lyase subunit EutB has translation MASFVHTVGHLVYRFDSLKEVMAKASPARSGDYLAGVAASNDGERVAAQMALANIPLTHFLNEALIPYEEDEVTRLIIDTHDAQAFATVSHLTVGGLRDWLLSDEANEDSLRALAPGLTPEMAAAVSKIMRVQDLVLVAQKIRVVTRFRGTMGLRGRLSTRLQPNHPTDEPAGIAASILDGLLYGNGDAMIGINPATDSIASICALLEMLDAIIQRYDIPTQACVLTHVTTSIEAINRGVPLDLVFQSIAGTEAANAGFGINLNVLQEGYEAGLSLKRGTLGQNLMYFETGQGSALSANAHHGVDQQTCETRAYAVARHFKPFLVNTVVGFIGPEYLYNGKQIIRAGLEDHFCGKLLGVPMGCDICYTNHAEADQDDMDTLLTLLGVAGINFIMGIPGSDDIMLNYQTTSFHDALYARQTLGLKPGPEFEAWLARTGIFTQADGRVRFGDNLPPAFRQALAQLA, from the coding sequence ATGGCAAGTTTCGTACACACGGTGGGCCACCTGGTCTACCGCTTCGACAGCCTCAAGGAAGTGATGGCCAAGGCCAGCCCCGCCCGCTCGGGGGACTACCTGGCGGGTGTGGCCGCCAGCAACGACGGCGAACGGGTCGCCGCGCAGATGGCCCTGGCCAATATCCCGCTGACGCATTTCCTCAATGAAGCACTGATCCCTTACGAAGAAGACGAAGTCACCCGCCTGATCATCGACACCCACGATGCCCAGGCATTTGCCACCGTCAGCCACCTGACCGTGGGCGGCCTGCGCGACTGGCTGCTGAGCGATGAAGCCAACGAGGACAGCTTGCGCGCCCTGGCGCCCGGGCTGACGCCGGAAATGGCCGCGGCGGTGTCGAAGATCATGCGTGTGCAGGATCTGGTGCTGGTGGCCCAGAAGATCCGCGTGGTCACGCGCTTCCGCGGCACCATGGGCCTGCGCGGCCGGCTGTCGACCCGGCTGCAGCCCAACCACCCGACCGACGAGCCGGCCGGTATCGCCGCCAGTATTCTCGATGGCCTGCTGTACGGCAACGGTGACGCCATGATCGGCATCAACCCGGCCACCGACAGCATCGCTTCGATCTGCGCGCTGCTGGAGATGCTCGACGCCATCATCCAGCGCTACGACATCCCCACCCAGGCTTGCGTACTGACCCACGTGACCACATCGATCGAGGCGATCAACCGTGGCGTGCCACTGGACCTGGTGTTTCAGTCCATCGCCGGTACCGAAGCGGCCAACGCCGGCTTCGGCATCAACCTCAACGTGCTGCAGGAAGGCTACGAAGCGGGCCTTTCGCTGAAACGCGGCACACTCGGGCAGAACCTGATGTATTTCGAAACCGGCCAGGGCAGCGCGCTGTCGGCCAACGCCCATCACGGCGTCGACCAGCAAACCTGTGAAACCCGCGCCTATGCCGTGGCGCGCCATTTCAAGCCATTCCTGGTCAACACCGTGGTCGGCTTCATCGGCCCGGAATACCTGTACAACGGCAAGCAGATCATCCGCGCCGGCCTCGAGGACCACTTCTGCGGCAAGCTACTGGGTGTGCCGATGGGTTGCGACATCTGCTACACCAACCACGCCGAAGCCGACCAGGACGACATGGACACGCTGCTGACCTTGCTGGGTGTGGCCGGGATCAACTTCATCATGGGCATCCCCGGTTCCGACGACATCATGCTCAACTACCAGACCACCTCGTTCCACGATGCGCTGTATGCGCGCCAGACCCTCGGCCTGAAACCAGGGCCGGAATTCGAGGCATGGCTGGCCCGCACCGGCATCTTCACCCAGGCCGATGGCCGGGTACGCTTTGGTGACAACCTGCCGCCGGCCTTCCGCCAGGCCTTGGCACAGCTTGCATAG
- the eutC gene encoding ethanolamine ammonia-lyase subunit EutC, which yields MDHRTPTPDNPWLALRNLTPARIALGRAGTSLPTGAQLDFQFAHAQARDAVHLAFDHASLAAQLADRGRDSLVLHSAASDRNQYLQRPDLGRRLNEDSAAALRQHAQANPGGVDLAIVVADGLSALAVHRHTVPFLARFEEQAAVDGWTSAPVILVQQGRVAVADEVGELLGARMTVMLIGERPGLSSPDSLGLYFTYAPKVGLTDAYRNCISNIRLEGLSYGMAAHRLLYLMREACRRQLSGVNLKDEAEVHSLESEHDAGQKGNFLLGKG from the coding sequence ATGGACCATCGCACGCCTACCCCCGACAACCCCTGGCTGGCCCTGCGCAACCTCACCCCGGCGCGCATCGCCCTGGGCCGTGCCGGCACCAGCCTGCCAACCGGGGCGCAGCTGGACTTCCAGTTCGCCCATGCCCAGGCGCGCGACGCCGTGCACCTGGCGTTCGATCACGCCAGCCTGGCTGCCCAGCTGGCTGACCGCGGGCGCGACAGCCTGGTGCTGCACAGCGCCGCCAGCGACCGCAACCAATACCTGCAACGCCCGGACCTGGGGCGGCGCCTGAACGAGGACTCGGCGGCGGCGCTACGCCAGCACGCCCAGGCCAATCCCGGCGGGGTCGACCTGGCCATCGTCGTGGCTGACGGCCTGTCGGCGTTGGCCGTGCACCGCCACACCGTGCCGTTTTTGGCCCGTTTCGAGGAGCAGGCCGCCGTCGACGGCTGGACCAGCGCGCCGGTGATCCTGGTGCAGCAAGGCCGCGTGGCCGTGGCCGACGAGGTCGGTGAACTGCTGGGTGCACGCATGACGGTGATGCTGATTGGCGAACGCCCGGGGCTCAGCTCGCCCGACAGCCTCGGCCTGTACTTCACCTACGCGCCGAAGGTTGGCCTGACCGATGCGTACCGCAACTGCATTTCCAACATCCGCCTGGAGGGGCTGAGCTACGGGATGGCGGCGCACCGCCTGCTGTACCTGATGCGCGAAGCCTGCCGGCGCCAGCTTTCCGGAGTGAATCTGAAGGACGAAGCCGAAGTCCATAGCCTTGAGAGTGAACATGACGCCGGCCAGAAGGGCAACTTTCTGCTCGGCAAAGGGTAA
- a CDS encoding GNAT family N-acetyltransferase, with amino-acid sequence MRIIKATLQHLDLLTPMFVKYREFYGQLPYPDSSRSFLEKRLKRDESVIYLALPDDDDSKLLGFCQLYPSYSSLSLKRVWILNDIYVAEDSRRMLVADHLMREAKKMAKETNAVRMRVSTSADNEVAHKTYESIGFREDNEFKSYILPINQD; translated from the coding sequence ATGCGCATCATCAAGGCAACCCTGCAACACCTCGACCTGCTCACACCGATGTTCGTCAAATACCGTGAGTTCTACGGGCAGCTTCCCTACCCCGACAGCTCGCGCAGCTTCCTGGAAAAGCGCCTGAAGCGGGATGAGTCGGTGATCTACCTGGCCTTGCCGGATGACGACGACAGCAAGCTGCTGGGCTTCTGCCAGCTATACCCGAGCTATTCATCGCTGTCGCTGAAGCGGGTATGGATTCTCAACGACATCTATGTGGCCGAGGATTCGCGGCGCATGCTGGTGGCCGACCACCTGATGCGCGAGGCGAAGAAGATGGCCAAGGAAACCAACGCCGTGCGCATGCGGGTGTCAACCAGCGCGGACAACGAAGTAGCGCACAAGACTTACGAGTCCATCGGGTTTCGTGAGGATAACGAGTTCAAGAGCTATATCCTGCCGATCAACCAGGATTGA
- a CDS encoding DedA family protein: MDFNPLDLILHLDAYLDLLVTNYGPWIYAILFTVIFCETGLVVMPFLPGDSLLFIAGAVAAGGGMDPLLLAGLLMAAAILGDSTNYVIGRTVGERLFNKPNSKIFRRDYLQRTHDFYERHGGKTVTMARFLPILRTFAPFVAGIAHMHYPRFLGFSVAGSLLWVGGLVTLGYFFGNVPFIKQHLSLMVVGIILLSLVPMVLGLLRGRLGRTAKAH; encoded by the coding sequence ATGGATTTCAACCCGCTGGACCTTATCCTGCATCTCGATGCCTACCTCGATCTGCTGGTCACCAATTACGGTCCCTGGATCTACGCCATCCTCTTCACCGTGATCTTCTGCGAAACCGGGCTGGTGGTCATGCCCTTCCTGCCTGGCGATTCGCTGCTGTTCATCGCTGGCGCCGTGGCCGCCGGTGGCGGCATGGACCCGTTGCTACTGGCCGGCCTGCTGATGGCTGCGGCCATCCTCGGCGACAGCACCAACTATGTGATCGGCCGCACGGTCGGCGAGCGCCTGTTCAACAAGCCCAACTCGAAGATCTTCCGCCGCGACTACCTGCAGCGCACCCACGATTTCTATGAGCGCCACGGCGGCAAGACCGTGACCATGGCGCGCTTCCTGCCGATCCTGCGCACCTTCGCGCCTTTCGTTGCCGGCATTGCCCACATGCATTACCCGCGCTTCCTCGGCTTCAGCGTTGCCGGTTCGCTGCTGTGGGTCGGTGGCCTGGTGACCCTGGGTTACTTCTTCGGCAACGTGCCATTCATCAAGCAGCACCTGTCACTGATGGTGGTGGGCATCATCCTCCTGTCGCTGGTGCCGATGGTCCTTGGCCTGCTGCGTGGCCGCCTGGGCCGTACGGCCAAGGCTCACTGA
- a CDS encoding zinc-dependent peptidase, whose protein sequence is MWSFSAWRRKRTLARYPIAPQQWQAVRARLPMLDGITEAEDRWLREACILFLLDKHLTCLPGVELDDEQRLLLAAQAQLPLLHLGELNWYQGFHEIILYPDDFKSPQRHRDASGVEHVWDGEHSGEAWQQGPVILAWNGVLASGGWEAYNLVIHELAHKLDMLNGDANGLPPLHNDMPVEEWASAMQQAYDDLNRQLDNDPDAETAIDPYAAENPAEFFAVTSEYFFSAPDLLQQAYPKVYLQLSQFYRQDPLARLCRLQAEHPDYHASHA, encoded by the coding sequence ATGTGGTCGTTCAGCGCCTGGCGGCGCAAGCGCACCCTGGCGCGCTACCCCATTGCCCCCCAGCAATGGCAGGCCGTGCGCGCACGCCTGCCGATGCTGGACGGCATCACTGAAGCAGAAGACCGCTGGCTGCGTGAAGCCTGCATCCTGTTCCTGCTGGACAAACACCTCACCTGCCTGCCCGGCGTCGAACTGGACGACGAGCAGCGCCTGTTGCTGGCGGCCCAGGCGCAGTTGCCACTGTTGCACCTGGGCGAGCTGAACTGGTACCAGGGCTTCCACGAGATCATCCTCTACCCCGACGACTTCAAGAGCCCCCAGCGCCACCGCGATGCCAGTGGCGTGGAACACGTATGGGATGGCGAACACAGCGGCGAGGCCTGGCAGCAAGGCCCGGTGATCCTGGCCTGGAATGGCGTGCTGGCCAGTGGTGGCTGGGAGGCCTACAACCTGGTCATTCATGAACTGGCGCACAAGCTCGACATGCTCAATGGCGATGCCAACGGCCTACCGCCGTTGCACAACGACATGCCTGTGGAGGAATGGGCAAGCGCCATGCAACAGGCCTATGACGACCTCAACCGCCAGCTGGACAACGACCCCGACGCCGAAACCGCCATCGACCCTTATGCTGCGGAAAACCCGGCTGAGTTCTTCGCCGTCACCAGCGAATACTTCTTTAGTGCCCCCGACCTGCTGCAGCAGGCTTATCCAAAGGTCTACCTCCAGTTGTCACAGTTCTACCGCCAGGACCCGCTGGCGCGCCTGTGCCGGCTGCAGGCCGAACACCCCGACTACCACGCAAGCCACGCCTGA
- the ppa gene encoding inorganic diphosphatase yields the protein MSYSKIPAGKDLPNDIYVAIEIPANHAPIKYEIDKDSDTLFVDRFMATPMFYPANYGFIPNTLADDGDPLDVLVVTPYPVAPGSVIRARPVGVLNMTDDGGGDAKVIAVPHDKLSQLYVDVKEYTDLPALLIQQIEHFFANYKDLEKGKWVKIEGWEGADAARAAITKSVAAYKG from the coding sequence ATGAGCTACAGCAAGATTCCGGCGGGCAAAGACCTGCCGAACGACATCTACGTCGCCATCGAGATCCCGGCCAACCACGCGCCGATCAAATACGAGATCGACAAGGACAGCGACACCCTGTTCGTCGACCGTTTCATGGCTACCCCGATGTTCTACCCAGCCAACTACGGTTTCATCCCGAACACCCTGGCTGACGACGGTGACCCACTGGACGTACTGGTCGTTACCCCTTACCCGGTGGCCCCAGGTTCGGTTATCCGCGCCCGTCCGGTTGGCGTACTGAACATGACCGACGACGGCGGCGGCGACGCCAAGGTCATCGCTGTTCCTCACGACAAGCTGTCGCAGCTGTACGTCGACGTGAAGGAATACACCGACCTGCCAGCCCTGCTGATCCAGCAGATCGAGCACTTCTTTGCCAACTACAAGGATCTCGAGAAGGGCAAGTGGGTCAAGATCGAAGGCTGGGAAGGCGCCGACGCCGCCCGTGCCGCGATCACCAAATCGGTGGCTGCCTACAAGGGCTGA
- a CDS encoding LexA family transcriptional regulator gives MNTSGDRLKALLHECGLTPSDFAAQRSVTPQHVNNWFKRGVPLARLDELADLFCVHRRWLRTGEGPKHLNPILRNHSPAPAPGNPPTPLSARGGRVLRLPFYELRSGLLSPVPGRHLCLPAKALRSLGVQAENAICLAMPAGNMAPLMPQQATLAIDLGMTQVVEGETYALLHNGTLRVNNLSLGQHGTLYLHSLDRRSYAVERYTTVQRQAQGLEILGWVFHWSHFRQQRPG, from the coding sequence ATGAACACATCCGGTGACCGCCTCAAAGCCCTCCTCCACGAATGTGGCCTTACCCCGTCCGATTTCGCCGCCCAGCGCAGCGTCACACCTCAGCACGTCAACAACTGGTTCAAGCGCGGTGTGCCCTTGGCTCGGCTGGACGAACTGGCCGACCTGTTCTGCGTGCATCGTCGCTGGTTACGCACTGGTGAAGGGCCCAAACACCTCAACCCGATCCTGCGCAACCATTCTCCGGCGCCAGCACCCGGCAACCCGCCCACGCCACTGTCGGCGCGAGGTGGCCGGGTGTTGAGGCTGCCGTTCTACGAATTGCGCAGCGGCCTGCTGTCGCCCGTGCCCGGCAGGCACCTGTGCCTGCCCGCGAAAGCGCTGAGAAGCCTCGGCGTGCAAGCCGAAAACGCCATCTGCCTGGCCATGCCCGCCGGCAACATGGCCCCACTGATGCCGCAGCAGGCCACCCTTGCCATCGACCTGGGCATGACCCAGGTGGTTGAGGGCGAAACCTATGCCCTGCTGCACAACGGCACGCTCCGGGTGAACAATCTCAGCCTCGGCCAGCACGGCACGCTGTACCTGCACAGCCTTGACCGGCGCAGCTACGCGGTCGAACGCTACACCACCGTGCAGCGCCAGGCGCAGGGGCTGGAAATCCTCGGCTGGGTCTTCCACTGGTCGCACTTTCGCCAGCAACGGCCTGGTTGA
- a CDS encoding copper resistance system multicopper oxidase — MQSKTTRRSFVKGLAATGLLGGLGMWRAPVWAVTSPGQPNVLTGTDFDLYIGELPVNFTGAKRTAMAINGSVPGPILRWREGDTVTLRVRNRLQQDTSIHWHGIILPANMDGVPGLSFHGIAPDGMYEYKFKVQQNGTYWYHSHSGFQEQVGVYGALVIDAKEPEPFTYDRDYVVMLSDWTDEDPARVLSKLKKQSDYYNYHKRTVADFVNDVSEMGWSAAVADRKMWAEMKMSPTDLADVSGYTYTYLMNGQAPDGNWTGVFKPGEKIRLRFINGSAMTYFDVRIPGLKMTVVAADGQHVRPVSVDEFRIAVAETYDVIVEPESEQAYTIFAQSMDRTGYSRGTLAVREGLQAPVPAVDPRPIISMNDMGMDHGGMGGMGGMDHDSMAGMDHENMAGMDHSSMAGMDHGNMTASSAAMQHHPDSETNNPLVDMQTMSPTPKLSDPGIGLRSNGRRVLTYADLHSTFPDPDGRAPGRTIELHLTGHMEKFAWSFDGIKFSDAEPLRLKYGERLRITLVNDTMMTHPIHLHGMWSDLEDENGNFMVRKHTIDMPPGSKRSYRVTADALGRWAYHCHLLFHMEMGMFREVRVDE; from the coding sequence ATGCAAAGCAAAACCACGAGACGCTCCTTCGTCAAAGGCCTGGCCGCTACCGGACTGCTTGGCGGGTTGGGAATGTGGCGCGCGCCGGTCTGGGCCGTGACCAGCCCTGGCCAACCGAATGTACTGACGGGCACCGACTTTGACCTGTACATCGGTGAACTGCCGGTGAATTTTACCGGTGCGAAGCGTACGGCGATGGCCATCAACGGCTCCGTGCCCGGGCCCATTCTGCGCTGGCGTGAAGGCGACACCGTCACCCTGCGTGTGCGTAACCGTTTGCAGCAGGACACCTCCATCCACTGGCACGGCATCATCCTGCCGGCGAACATGGACGGCGTGCCGGGCCTGAGCTTCCACGGCATCGCCCCCGACGGCATGTACGAGTACAAGTTCAAGGTCCAGCAGAATGGTACCTACTGGTACCACAGCCATTCCGGTTTCCAGGAGCAGGTCGGGGTATATGGCGCCCTGGTCATCGATGCCAAAGAGCCCGAACCGTTCACCTACGACCGGGACTATGTGGTGATGCTCAGCGACTGGACAGATGAAGACCCTGCCCGGGTGCTGTCCAAGCTCAAGAAGCAGTCGGACTATTACAACTACCACAAGCGCACGGTGGCTGATTTCGTCAACGACGTCAGCGAAATGGGCTGGTCTGCTGCTGTAGCCGACCGGAAGATGTGGGCCGAGATGAAAATGAGCCCCACCGACCTCGCCGACGTGAGCGGCTACACCTATACCTACCTGATGAATGGCCAGGCCCCGGACGGCAACTGGACAGGCGTGTTCAAGCCGGGCGAGAAAATCCGCCTGCGCTTCATCAACGGCTCTGCCATGACTTATTTCGATGTGCGCATTCCCGGCCTGAAAATGACGGTTGTCGCGGCAGACGGGCAGCACGTCAGGCCGGTTTCGGTCGACGAGTTCCGCATTGCCGTTGCCGAAACCTACGACGTCATCGTCGAGCCTGAAAGCGAGCAGGCGTACACCATTTTCGCGCAGTCCATGGACCGTACCGGGTACTCCAGGGGTACCCTGGCTGTCCGCGAAGGCTTGCAGGCGCCTGTGCCAGCCGTGGATCCTCGTCCCATCATTTCCATGAACGATATGGGCATGGACCATGGCGGCATGGGAGGTATGGGCGGTATGGACCATGACAGCATGGCTGGCATGGACCACGAAAACATGGCTGGCATGGACCACAGCAGCATGGCCGGCATGGACCATGGCAACATGACCGCCTCAAGCGCGGCCATGCAGCATCACCCGGACTCCGAGACTAACAACCCGCTGGTCGACATGCAGACGATGTCGCCGACGCCAAAGCTGAGCGATCCCGGCATTGGGCTACGCAGCAATGGCCGCCGCGTGCTGACGTATGCGGACCTCCACAGCACTTTCCCTGACCCGGACGGCCGCGCGCCAGGCCGCACAATTGAACTGCACCTCACCGGGCACATGGAAAAATTCGCCTGGTCCTTCGACGGCATCAAGTTTTCCGATGCCGAGCCACTGCGCCTGAAGTATGGCGAGCGCCTGCGCATCACCCTGGTCAACGACACCATGATGACTCACCCCATCCACCTGCATGGCATGTGGAGCGACCTGGAGGATGAGAACGGCAACTTCATGGTGCGCAAGCACACCATCGATATGCCGCCTGGCTCGAAACGAAGCTATCGCGTCACTGCGGACGCATTAGGGCGTTGGGCCTATCACTGTCACCTGCTGTTCCATATGGAAATGGGCATGTTCCGAGAAGTCCGTGTGGACGAATGA